CAAAACTAGTCTCGAAAAACACGCTGAAGGTGTGATCATCTACGATGATATTGTAGACCGAGTCCATTTTAAAGATTTAGATTCATGTGCCCACTTCCTTAGAATTTCCAATGCAGATTGTGTTGTTGCTTATGGCTCGTTTGAATCAGTAAACGCAGGTAAGGCGGCATCACTACTTGCAACCAATGATCTTTTTGCAGAAGAACTCCTCATCGGAAAAAAACAACCCAAGAAAAAAGGCCTTCCTTTAATCGTTGTTCCCACAAAGCCCCTACTCGGAAATGAATGTTCTCCTTTCTTTTCGATTGTGGATGATAAAGATAAAAATAGAAAATACTTTGCTCACGAATGGGCCTTCCCGGAATTGATTGTTTCTGATCCTAAAATTGGGGCTGGGATGTCTAGTTCCGAAACTGCGAAAACCGGAATTTCCATTTTATCGGCGGCAGTCGATAGTATCCTTTCTAAGTATGCCAATGAGATTACCTCATCGACCGCCCTACGTTCCATCGAACTTATCTCCAAAAACATTGTACCCGCCATTCGTGAACCAAGAAACTTAGGACCAAAAAACTCAATTTATGCGGCAAGTCTCCTTGCGGGAATTGCACAATCCACAAGTAGTCTTGGACTCTGTTATGCATTGTCACTTGCGGTCACAACTGTAACGAATTTAGATATTTTTCAAAGTATGTCGATCCTACTCCCACATGTTATGGAATACAACCTGACCTCCTCTGCAGGTAAATATGTAATGATTGCAAGAGCTCTGGATGAAGATGTCACGAATATTTCCGTGATTGAAGCTGCCATCAAAGCGGTAGAAGGAATTCGTAAAATTTATTTGGAACTTCGCATTCCACAAAGGTTGTCGGAATACGAAGTGAAAAAAATCGACTTACCGGGGATTGCGACCTTGGCAGCAACATACTCGTTTCTTGATTGTCTTCCTAGAGAACTTCCCAAAAATGAAATCGAAACCATCCTTGTGGCTGCGTTTTAGGTTCCCTTGATCCAACTAACGGAATTCGAAAAAAGACTTTTAGAAACCTTTGCACTCAGTGATCGCGATGCGAGACGATTGTTACGAGTCATCCAAGACCTTTCGATCGTTGTGGGAATGGATCATGAAGAGATTTATGACTTCATGCGGTTCGGGGTGGAAAATGAGTTGGAAATTTTAAAAACAGATTATAATTGGGAACACTTTAGAATCAGAATTCAGAAAAAACTAAAAAAATCTCCACCCCTTTGATTTACAGGCAAGGAAACAATTATCATTTTTTTTTAGCCAGTGCGGACTCAGTGGCCCGCATCCAGACTTCCATTCTTCCATTCTACCCAATCCTTAAAAAAAAGATTCCAGAACTTCCCTCTGTCACCTCAGATCCCATTCTTTTTCCTCAATTTTTATATGAGCTGCATTACAATAGGCAAACCTTTGTTGCAAAACCTGTAGTCACACCAACTTACATGGGTAGTATGAAGGTTTCCAAGGACCAAGAATCCAAACCCAAACCAGGTTTTTCTTCGATAACCAAAACGATAGGTGGAATCCGAAATTCTCCCTCCTATTTATACAGAGGGAAAAGAGACCAGTTCCAAGCGGCAAAGTATTTATCTTTGCGAGACATCATCCATCCAGAACTGTCGGAAAACTTAGTGCGGGAAAAAATTGAATCCTTATACTTTGATGCCAAAAGTAAAACCTTTCTCTTTCGGTTGGTCACCATTCTTTTTTCGGGAACCCCAAAAGAAGAGGAAACCATTGTTTCTAATTTATTTCGCCATGAACCCGAATTTGCAAAATTTTTAAACAAACAGATGTTTACCGTAGAAATGATTCCCATGATCCATGGAAACTTTTTACAAGAAATCCTTCGCGATCATGATGAACGTTTTATCAAATACATTCTTCCTAGTCTTTCAAAACCTGTATATGAGGTGATTCGGTCTTCTATTTCTAAAAACAAAATGAAACAAATTTTAGATGGACCAACAAAAAAACCTCAAGAAGGCGAAGATTTAATTTCCCTGATTGAGACTGAACTTTACAAACGGTTTGCGAGAAATATTTATTATGAAGAAGGATCCATCTTTACTTACAGGGAAAAAGGAGAAGAGGAACAAAAGGAAGAGGTTCTCTTTACCAATGCAGACAAATTCCAATTTTTTATTGATGGGAATTCTCTTCTCTTTTACGGGAGGACGGCTACAAAACTTTATTTTAAGACAAATGATTGGATGGAAAGTTTACGATTTGATTTCTTTTTATCACGAAAAGAAATCGAATCAAAAGAATTTCACAGACTTCCCCCTGACCTACTCATTGAAATTCCTTATTACCCTACAGGGATTTTTCTTGTAGGTGGAGGGATAACCAAAGAAAGGA
This genomic stretch from Leptospira meyeri harbors:
- a CDS encoding iron-containing alcohol dehydrogenase, producing the protein MPVLPEWINFQFPPKIHFEIDCGYKLGSFVKNIGSRVVLITTQKELENAEELSIIKTSLEKHAEGVIIYDDIVDRVHFKDLDSCAHFLRISNADCVVAYGSFESVNAGKAASLLATNDLFAEELLIGKKQPKKKGLPLIVVPTKPLLGNECSPFFSIVDDKDKNRKYFAHEWAFPELIVSDPKIGAGMSSSETAKTGISILSAAVDSILSKYANEITSSTALRSIELISKNIVPAIREPRNLGPKNSIYAASLLAGIAQSTSSLGLCYALSLAVTTVTNLDIFQSMSILLPHVMEYNLTSSAGKYVMIARALDEDVTNISVIEAAIKAVEGIRKIYLELRIPQRLSEYEVKKIDLPGIATLAATYSFLDCLPRELPKNEIETILVAAF
- a CDS encoding FliG C-terminal domain-containing protein — its product is MIYRQGNNYHFFLASADSVARIQTSILPFYPILKKKIPELPSVTSDPILFPQFLYELHYNRQTFVAKPVVTPTYMGSMKVSKDQESKPKPGFSSITKTIGGIRNSPSYLYRGKRDQFQAAKYLSLRDIIHPELSENLVREKIESLYFDAKSKTFLFRLVTILFSGTPKEEETIVSNLFRHEPEFAKFLNKQMFTVEMIPMIHGNFLQEILRDHDERFIKYILPSLSKPVYEVIRSSISKNKMKQILDGPTKKPQEGEDLISLIETELYKRFARNIYYEEGSIFTYREKGEEEQKEEVLFTNADKFQFFIDGNSLLFYGRTATKLYFKTNDWMESLRFDFFLSRKEIESKEFHRLPPDLLIEIPYYPTGIFLVGGGITKERKPFEFSLLWFDY